Part of the Bacillus sp. THAF10 genome is shown below.
AAGCAAACGTTACCGTTTTTAACGCTTCTAAAGGACTTATGATGAAAACGTTGGAAATAGGGAAATAAAGGGGGCTAAATGATGATAAGCAAAATAGGAAACAGTCCGCAAATGACTTTTCAAGGAGACAAGCTGAAATCAAGCAGTGAAGTTCAACAGCAATTTTCGAGTTTTTTAAAAAATGCCTTAAACGAGGTAAACACATCACAAATTCATTCAAATGACATGACGACTAAGCTAGTTCACAATCAAGGCGTGGAACTACACGATGTATTGATTGCACAACAAAAAGCTAGTGTTGCGATGCAACTCACATTAGAAGTTAGAAACAAAGGTGTAGAAGCTTATCAGGAAATCATGCGAATGCATGTTTAAATGCGGTTATTTACTGCATAATGTTGCTGCAAGATAATAACCGGGGGAATTGACGGAATGAAAGAGAAATTACAAGCCTTTAAGACGAAGACAGCTTCATTTTGGAGCAATAGAAGCAAAGCCCAAAAGACAGCCGTAATCAGTTCAGTGATTGTATCATTTTTTGCAATTTTAGCCATTATTTTCTTTATGTCAAAAACAAATATGGCCCCTCTATACAAAGACTTGACCGTACAAGAAACAGGACAAATTAAGGAAGTTTTGGACAGCAGAGGGATCGCTTCAGAAATAACAAACAATGGTACTTCCATTTTAGTTCCAGAACAAGTGGTGGACAGCTTGAAAGTGGAACTGGCTGCAGAGGGTGTACCAAAAAGCGGAAGCATAGATTACAGCTTTTTTGGCGAGAGATCTGGCTTCGGAATGACAGATAACGAGTTTCAAGTAATGAAACTCGATGCTATGCAAACGGAGCTAGCAAACCTGATCAAAGGAATAGAAGGAGTTAAGAATGCACAAGTAATGCTTAGTTTGCCACAAGAGGGTGTATTTGTCAGAGAATCCACCCAGGAGGCATCAGCGTCTATTGTTATACATAATGAACCTGGCTACAACTTTGATCAATCTCATATAGACGCACTTTATCACCTGGTATCCAAAAGCATTCCTAATTTATCTACAGATAATATCGTCATCATGAACCAAAATGTTGAGTATTTTGATTACAAAAATAATCAAAATAGTGAAAATTCTTTTACTGCGGCTTCTCAGCTTGAGTTGAAAAAAGAAATAGAAAGAGATATTCAAAGACAAGTTCATCAAATGCTTGGTGTAATGATGGGCTTTAACAAAGTAGTCGTATCTGTGACTACTGATATTGACTTTACGCAAGAAAACAGTGAAGTGAACCTTGTAACCCCTGTGGATGAAGAAAACATGGAAGGTCTTGCCGTTAGTGTGGAAAGGATAACAGAAACCTACACTGGTAATGAGAACGAAGCAGGTGGAGTCGGAGGTACAGGTGAAGCGGACATCCCTAATTATGTAGCGGGTGGAGGCAATGGCAGTGGCGATTACGAGAGAATGGAAGAAAGAATTAACAATGAAGTAAATCGAGTAAGAAAAGAAATAGTAGAAAGTCCATATAAGATAAGAGACATGGGCATACAGGTTATGGTGGAACCGCCAATTGCGGATGACCCGCTTTCCATGCAGGAAAATACGGTCGAGGACATCAGACAAATCCTTTCTACCATTGTCCAAACCTCCATTGATAAAAAAACATTAGGTGAAAATCAAGAAATAGAGAATTTAGAGGAGAAAATCGTCGTTTCTGTCCAGCCGTTTAACGGAAAAATGGAAATAGCTGAAACCGAATCTCCTGTCATTCCGGTGTTTGTGTATGTTATCGCAGGAATTCTACTTGTGGTTATCTTAATTCTATTATTCTTGTTATTACGCAGAAAACGAGAAGAACCAGAAGAAGAAGAATTGGTAGAGGAAGAGGAAGTTGTTCCAGTATCCGTTCCTGACATTCACAACGAAAAAGAATCAGAAAGCTCTGTGCGCAGAAAGCAGCTGGAAAAATTAGCGAAAGATAAACCAGATGAGTTTGCAAAGCTGCTGCGATCATGGTTGTCTGAATAAAGTGAAAGGGGATAGGTAATTGGCAAAGGCTAATCAAACAAAAGCATTTACCAATAAACAAAAAGCAGCCATATTATTAATCTCACTTGGACCTGACGTGTCAGCATACGTTTATAAACATCTTTCTGAAGAAGAGATAGAAAAGTTGACATTAGAAATAAGTGGAGTTAGAAAAGTGGACTCTCATATTAAAGAAGATGTTTTAGAAGAGTTCCATCAAATCGCATTGGCTCAAGATTATATCTCGCAAGGTGGAATCGGCTATGCGAAAACGGTGTTGGAGAAGGCGTTAGGAAAAGAGCAAGCATCCGCTATTATTACTAGACTCACTTCTTCTTTACAGGTTAAGCCCTTTGATTTTGCTAGAAAAGCGGATGCATCACAAATTTTAAATTTCATTCAAAATGAGCATCCACAAACCATCGCTCTAGTTCTTTCCTATTTGGAACCAACTAAGTCTGGTCAGATTCTCTCAGAACTGCCTCAAGAGCTACAAGCAGATATTGCGAAAAGAATCGCTGTCATGGATAGCACCTCACCTGAAATTATTAATGAAGTAGAGCAAATCTTGGAAAGAAAGTTATCAACAACTGTTACACGCGATTATACGAATACAGGTGGAATTGATGCGGTGGTTGATGTTTTAAATCAAGTGGACAGAAGCACAGAAAGAACTATTCTGGATTCCCTTGAAATCCAGGATCCAGAGCTAGCGGAAGAAATTAAAAAACGCATGTTTGTGTTTGAAGATATCGTTACATTAGATAATATGGCCATTCAACGAGTGATTCGTGATGTGGAAAACGAAGACCTTATGCTTGCCTTAAAGGTGGCGAGTGAAGAAGTGAAAGAAATTGTCTTTAAGAACATGTCCAAACGTATGGTCGAAACAATGAAAGACGATATGGAGTATATGGGACCTGTACGTTTAAAGGATGTTGAAGAGGCACAATCAAGAATTGTTGGCATTATTAGAAAGCTAGAAGAAGCTGGGGAAATCATTATTGCCCGTGGTGGAGGAGATGACATCATTGTCTAAGTTGATCAAATCTACTCTTTTACAGGAAAAGAAAAGTACGTCGGTCGCAATTAAGGTCGCCCCAATTTTTATAGAACGAAAAAAAGATCAAGGGCTGACAGAAGACCATACCCTTTCTATTGATTCCATAAACCAATTGCTTGCACAGGCTAAGCAAGATGCTGATCAAATTCTAATGGAAGCTAATCAAATCAGACAGGCGATGGAAGAAAAAATTCAACAAGAAAAACAAGCCTGGGATACAGAGAAACAAGCGCTAGAAAAGGCGGCAAGAGAAATAGGTCTTGAACAGGGCTTTCAAGAAGGAAAAGAATCAGCATCACTTCAATACAGTGCTTTAATTGAAGAGGCCGAAGATGTATTGAAGCTAGCAAAAAAGGATTATCATGACAAGCTAGACAACTCGGTGGAAGACATCATGTTTCTTAGTATGAAGGTAGCAGAGAAGATCCTTGGTTTTACACTAGATTCTAATCCAGAGGCATTTACGAAAATGGTAAAAGAAGCCCTTAAAGAAGTAAAGGAAAAGGAAGAGGTTCGCATCTATACCAGTCCTATTCATTTCCCATACCTTTTAGAGAACAAAGATTTTCTGCAAAGCGCCTTAAACAGTCAATACGAACTTCTCATCTTTCCAGATTCCGACCTTTCTCAGGGAGGCTGTTACATTGATTCTTCTGCCGGAAGGATGGAAGTATCCATTCAAATTCAGTTAGGTGAGATAAAAGAGCATTTGTTGCAGTTGATAAATTCGGAGTCTAACTCATGATAACAGTCACAGATTTAATCAAAGAAGTCGAAGCTATTAGTTCCTATAAAAGGTATGGAAAGGTAAAGCGAGTGATTGGCCTGATGATTGAATCTAAAGGTCCAGAAAGTTCCATCGGCGATGTCTGTAATATCATCATAAGTAAAAATAAAAAAAAGATCGTTCAAGCAGAGGTAGTCGGCTTTCGAGATGAACATGTTATTCTAATGCCTTTTACAGATATTCATGATATAGGACCTGGTTGTATGGTAGAAGCCACAAACAACCCATTAGAAATTAGAATAGGGGAAGAACTACGTGGGAAGGTACTAGATGCGTTAGGAAAACCCTTAGACCCAGAAGAAAAGCTGCCACTCGGGCTGAAAAAATATACCACAGATCAAACCCCGCCAAATCCTATGTCAAGACCATCTATTTCAGAAGAGCTTGAAGTAGGAGTGAAAGTGATTGATGGCCTCTTGACCGTAGGAAAAGGACAAAGGGTAGGCATTTTTGCAGGAAGTGGTGTTGGCAAAAGTACGTTACTTGGAATGATTGCGAGAAATACAACAGCAGATATTAATGTGATTGCACTGATAGGAGAACGTGGAAGAGAAGTAAAGGATTTTCTCGAACGGGATTTAGGCCATGAAGGCTTAAAGCGCTCCATCGTCGTGGTGGCAACTTCAGATCAACCGGCTTTAATGCGAATAAAAGGAGCTTATACTGCTACTGCTATTTCTGAATATTTTCGAGACTTAGGCTACAATGTCATGCTAATGATGGACTCTGTGACTAGGGTAGCAATGGCACAAAGAGAGGTCGGTTTGGCAATAGGCGAACCGCCAACGACAAAAGGATACACTCCTTCTGTATTCTCCATGCTTCCAAAGCTATTAGAACGAACTGGTACGAACAAAAATGGCACGATTACCGCCTTTTATACCGTATTAGTGGATGGTGATGACATGAACGAACCTATCGCAGATACCGTACGAGGAATTCTTGATGGTCATTTTGTATTAGACCGCGATTTAGCGAATAAAGGTCAATATCCTGCCATTAACATTCTAAAGAGTGTAAGTCGTGTGATGAATCACTTGGTAGAAAAAGATCACAAGCTATGTGCTGAAAAATTAAGAAATAAATTATCAAAATATTATCAAGCAGAAGACCTTATCAACATAGGAGCCTATAAACGTGGTAGCTCCATAGAAATAGATGATGCCATTCAATCCCATCCAGCCATTATAAATTTTATTAAGCAAGAGGTAGATGAAAAGTGGGAGTATACAGAAACATTGAATAAACTCACAGATCTTATGAAGTAGGTGTAAGAATGCTCATACAGAAGGATAGATTGGAAAAAATTCTTGTTGTAAAAAATGCGGAAAAAAATCAAGCAAGCTCAGAATACCAACTTGCCTTAAACATCTTCGAAACAGAAGGACATGCTTTATATGAGCTCTTGAAAAAGAAAGAGACGTTAGAAGCTGAGTTGCAAGATCAATTAAAATCAGGTATTCCAATTGCAACACTCAAACAACAACAATTTTTCATGGGTAACTTGGAAAAAAACCTGATGCACCAGCAAAAGAAAGTGAGTCATGCAAGAGCATATATGACCCTCAAGGAAGAAAAGCTGAAAGAGCATTCGGTTGAATACAAAAAATATGAGGTACTAGACGATAAAGGAAAGATCTATCGAAAACAGGTTGATTCAAAAATGGAGGCAACCTTTATAGATGAAATTTCCATTCTCCACTATTCGCAGCACACAAATAGGTGAGTAAATGATGAAAAAAGAAAAAAATATTGAAACGGAAGAAGAAAAATACTCTTTTATGCAAAGGCTTCTATATTTGTTTGTCATACCACTTCTTTTCGCCGCTGTCCTTTTATTAGGCTATCTTACGTATCAGGGCAAAAATGTGTTTGAAATAGCACAAACCTTTATTCCGGATAAAGTGGAAACGGCTTCTGAACAAGAAGATCAAGGAAAAAAGGACACAAAGACTAATGAAAAACAGCCAGCAGAAAAAGAAACTTCTTCTCAGGAAATGGTACAGCTTGAGCGTGAGATTAATAGAAAGCAACAAGAAATTACGAAGCTAGTCGCTCAGCTAGAACAAGCAAATAAACGAATTGAGGACCTTGAAACAGAACAGGAAAACGTGAAAGCATCGACAAAAGAGTTAGCAAAGTTATATGAAGGGATGTCTACCAGAAAAGCATCCGAAATTATTTTAGAGCTTGAAGAAGAAATGGCCATTCGTATTTTACAAGAGTTAAGCACAGCCAAAACCTCTTCTATTCTCGGACAGATGCCCCCTGAACAAGCGGCTAGAATAACAACGCGCTTAGCAAATGAAGAATAAGCTACTGGAAAGGAATGAGCGCCTTGAACGTTATGGTTTCAAGCGATGTTACAGCTCTTCGCAAGGGGGATACACCCAAAACAACTAGAAGTCAAAACGAAAATAACTCCGTAAGTGAGTTAGCTGGGCAGTTTCATCACTTATTGAGTGCAGGTTTAATTAGCCAAAATAACCGGTCTGGAGATATCAATAAGCTAAATGAGACGGTAAAGACAGATGAGGATCTAGAAATTACAACTGAAGATTTGGGTAGCATGGAAGAATTGCTCTCTTTGCAAATTTCCATATTAAATAAATTGCAGGAATTAATTAGTAGTAAGAATCAAGAAACTACTCCCTTACCAGAAGAATTCTATGCTGTTCTTGAGCAGTCTTTTCTTATGCTTGAAATTCTTGCAGTTTATGGATCTCAGCAGCCGCAACAATCATCACTTCCATCGCTTGAGGAAGTGAGTGAACAGCTTGCAAGTTTATCTAATCGTGTAGTTTTACTAGTAAAAGATTTTTTGGCGAAACAAGAAAATCAGCAAGCTACAGAGTTGAATGAAACTAAAGAGAATTCCAGCATGAAAGAGCTGTTAATGTTGGTGGAACAAAGGTTAAAGGCACAAATTCCTGATAGAAGATTACCATCTGAACAACAGGATAAAACAATTAAATTTACGAGTCTTCCTTCATGGAATGAAGCAAACCAATCAATGGGACCAGTATCCATCACTACCCTTCAACAGCCTAAGCAAGCAGTGTTGCAATGGACAATAGATACAACCACATTCGATAAAGCTAGAGAACAGCTTTTACAAAAGCTAGAAGGTGTGCTGTCTAAAGCCCAATCCAGATTTGTCAATGGAAATCAAGCTATGACTATTAGATTAACTCCAGATCATCTTGGAACCCTACACATTAAATTACAAGAAACACAACAAGGACTTGTTGCCAAAATTATTGTTCACTCAAAATCTGCTGCTAGTCTTCTAGAAAGTCAATTAGCGACATTAAAACAAAACTTAACCACTTCTACAATAAATATAGACAAGCTTGATATCGTGTTTCATGAGCAAGAACAACGCTTCTCTCAGCAGCATAAAGAAACTTTTCAAGAGCGGCAACAGGATAGAAATTCTTCTGAACAAGATAAAAACAAGGAAGATGCTCCTTCATTTGAAGCGTTACTCATAGAAGAATTAGAACAAGAAAAATCAGAAGGTGAGCAATAATGACCAATAAAATTTCAGCCGATTTGTTTATCCAGAATCGCCCTGATGAAAAAGCTAAAAACAATAATGTAATGGGGAAGGATGACTTTCTTCGCCTGTTAATTGCCCAGCTTCAAAACCAAGATCCTCTCAATCCGATGGAAGACAGAGAGTTCATCTCACAAATGGCAAATTTCACATCTTTAGAACAGATGACAAATTTAAACAAAAGCATGGAAGGGTTTATCTCTTCTCAAAATAAGATGAACGTTCTTTCACTTCAAGCATACTTAGGAGCGAATCTAACCTATCAAAATATTTATGAAGTAGATGGCGAACAGTTTGTGGAAGAAAAAACAGGGACTGTTGAGAGAATTTCTTTACAAGAAGGGAAAGCAAGACTAGTCATGAATGATGCTACTGAAATTGCAGTAGAGCAGATTACAAAAGTGAACCAAGGAGAAAGCACGGAAGCTTCTGCTAACGCCCTCCTTTCAGCAAGTAATCTCATAGGCAAACAAGTATCAATCAATCAAGACAACGAAACGATAGAAAATGCGCTGGTCCAATCTGTCGTAATCAAAGAAGGGAAAATCTTTCTTATCTCAGAAGATCCGCGATTAACAAATAGACACATTCCACTGGATGCAATAACGAAAATCTCGCAATAAGTAAACTACTATTCTGGCTTTGTAAGAAAGCAAAGCCAATATATGAGGGGGAAATTACATGCTTCGTTCCATGTATTCAAGTATAGGGGCCCTAAGAAACTTTCAGACCAAGTTGGATGTTATCGGTAATAATATTGCCAACGTAAATACGTATGGCTTTAAAAAGGGAAGAGCAACTTTCCAAGAAATGATGGTACAACAGTTATCTGGAGCAAGCGGACCAGCAGCTGGCAGAGGTGGTATGAATGCAAAGCAAGTGGGACTAGGATCTATGATTAGTAGCATCGATTCTATACAAACACAAGGGTCCTTGCAAACTACTGCAAGACCACTTGACCTTGCGCTATCTGGTGATGGCTTCTTTGCAGTAGCATCGATAGCAGATATCACAAGAGTAAACGTTGATTCCGATACTATGTATGGCGATAATCGAATTTTGGGTGGAGCCGTTGATAATGCGATGTCTCTTAACTACACTCGTTCTGGTAATTTTTATCTTGATAATAATGGATATATTGTAAATGCCAATGGTATGTATTTGATTGGGGAAACTGGAGAAAAGAAGATACCAAACGATGATATCATTGGTGCCTCTAATGCAGCATTAAATGCCGGGGAAATTTTCTTTGATGAATATCGTGATTTCCGTAATGATACCAACAAATTTCTTGATTTAGCAATGAGATTTTTAGAGGCACAACGCACGTATGAAGATGCTGAAAAAGCTAGCTTAGAAGCAGGTGGAACAGATCCACAGCTTTTAGCAGCGGCACAAGCAGCGCTTGAAGCAAGGGATAATGCAGGTGACCAGTTTAATGATTTTTACGATAATATTTACTCCGGTGAGTTCGATGCTTTTAATCAATCAGGAGTAGCATTAAATGATGCCATTGCTAGCTTTATAAGTGATAGTGGGGAAATTGTTTATCAGCTTAATGATCCAGTTGTGCAAGATAACAATTTTGGGGCAATGCCAACCAAAGATACTGCTAATATTAATAATCTTTCTAACCTTGTGAGTTATGCTCAATCAGTCAAAGGCAATCTAGATACCGCTTATCGTACGTTTGAAAATTTTGTTGCCACTGCTGAAATGGTCCAATTGCCAACATGGACGGATTCTTTAAGCGGAAGTGCCGGTTTGATTCAGATTCCTCCTAATGCCAGAAGCTTTAGTATTTCTGGTGATGGAAAGGTAAACTTTATCGATCAGTTCGGTAATTTGAAAGTTGCAGGACAACTGATGCTTGCTAAGTTTCCAAACGATGCCGGTCTTGAAAGAGTTGGGGAAAATCTTTTCCAACAATCCAACAATTCAGGGACGATGGACAAAAATGGAGATGGCATACAGTTAGAAGAAATGTTCCGCCCTGGTGATAATGGTGCAGCTTCTATCATATCTGGAACTTTAGAGATGTCCAATGTAGACCTCTCAGAAGAGTTTACAGAGATGATTACAGCCCAAAGAGGATTCCAGGCAAACACGAGAATCATTACAACATCCGATGAAATATTGCAGGAGCTTGTCAATCTGAAGCGGTAAAGGAGGAAGGGCTAAGCTGATAAAAGCTTAGCCCGACTGTCATGATAAAGTTAACCAAACTTAATGGCAAAGAATTCACGGTAAACGTCTGGCATATAGAACAGATAGAAGAAACTCCTGACACCATGATTACACTCAACAATGGTAAGAAATTGATTGTTAAAGAAAGAATGCAGGACGTGCTCCTACTTAGCAAGGCATTTTATGCACATATGCATCATGGTACATATTTGGAGGCGGAAAAAGATGTTTCGCAATAAACTACTTAATGCAATGATCGTTATTTTACTAGTTATTTCACTTTTAGGCGTAGTAGCTCTCGTCTCCATGGATAAATTTTTTGCAGATGAAGAAACAGGTGAACCAAGTATTGATGAGGTCTTGAAGTATTCTGTTGATTTTGAAGAAATCACGACGAATTTGAAGAGCGGTGGATACGTTCGTCTTACGATGAAGGTGCAAACTGACGGAAAAAAAGCAACTTCCGAGCTCCAAAAACGTGAATTTCAAGTGAAAAATATCGTCATTCATGAAATTTCAAATCTATCTTCCGCTGATTTAAGTGGTGGGGAAGGCATTACAAAGCTTGAAGGGGATATTCAAGCGAAAATAAACGAAATTATGCAAGAGGGAGAAATTGTGAAGGTATACGCAACCTCCTTTCTTCTTCAAAATTAATCACCAAGAAGGCGACAAGAGAATAGGTGGTGGGTTATGTCTACTGAAATAATGTCACAGAGTGAAATAGATGCCCTTCTTTCTGCACTATCAACAGGAGAAATGAATGCAGAAGAATTAAAGAAAGAACAGCAGGACAAAAAAGTAAAAGTTTATGAT
Proteins encoded:
- the fliG gene encoding flagellar motor switch protein FliG — encoded protein: MAKANQTKAFTNKQKAAILLISLGPDVSAYVYKHLSEEEIEKLTLEISGVRKVDSHIKEDVLEEFHQIALAQDYISQGGIGYAKTVLEKALGKEQASAIITRLTSSLQVKPFDFARKADASQILNFIQNEHPQTIALVLSYLEPTKSGQILSELPQELQADIAKRIAVMDSTSPEIINEVEQILERKLSTTVTRDYTNTGGIDAVVDVLNQVDRSTERTILDSLEIQDPELAEEIKKRMFVFEDIVTLDNMAIQRVIRDVENEDLMLALKVASEEVKEIVFKNMSKRMVETMKDDMEYMGPVRLKDVEEAQSRIVGIIRKLEEAGEIIIARGGGDDIIV
- the fliH gene encoding flagellar assembly protein FliH produces the protein MSKLIKSTLLQEKKSTSVAIKVAPIFIERKKDQGLTEDHTLSIDSINQLLAQAKQDADQILMEANQIRQAMEEKIQQEKQAWDTEKQALEKAAREIGLEQGFQEGKESASLQYSALIEEAEDVLKLAKKDYHDKLDNSVEDIMFLSMKVAEKILGFTLDSNPEAFTKMVKEALKEVKEKEEVRIYTSPIHFPYLLENKDFLQSALNSQYELLIFPDSDLSQGGCYIDSSAGRMEVSIQIQLGEIKEHLLQLINSESNS
- a CDS encoding flagellar FlbD family protein encodes the protein MIKLTKLNGKEFTVNVWHIEQIEETPDTMITLNNGKKLIVKERMQDVLLLSKAFYAHMHHGTYLEAEKDVSQ
- a CDS encoding flagellar hook-basal body complex protein, with amino-acid sequence MLRSMYSSIGALRNFQTKLDVIGNNIANVNTYGFKKGRATFQEMMVQQLSGASGPAAGRGGMNAKQVGLGSMISSIDSIQTQGSLQTTARPLDLALSGDGFFAVASIADITRVNVDSDTMYGDNRILGGAVDNAMSLNYTRSGNFYLDNNGYIVNANGMYLIGETGEKKIPNDDIIGASNAALNAGEIFFDEYRDFRNDTNKFLDLAMRFLEAQRTYEDAEKASLEAGGTDPQLLAAAQAALEARDNAGDQFNDFYDNIYSGEFDAFNQSGVALNDAIASFISDSGEIVYQLNDPVVQDNNFGAMPTKDTANINNLSNLVSYAQSVKGNLDTAYRTFENFVATAEMVQLPTWTDSLSGSAGLIQIPPNARSFSISGDGKVNFIDQFGNLKVAGQLMLAKFPNDAGLERVGENLFQQSNNSGTMDKNGDGIQLEEMFRPGDNGAASIISGTLEMSNVDLSEEFTEMITAQRGFQANTRIITTSDEILQELVNLKR
- the fliJ gene encoding flagellar export protein FliJ yields the protein MLIQKDRLEKILVVKNAEKNQASSEYQLALNIFETEGHALYELLKKKETLEAELQDQLKSGIPIATLKQQQFFMGNLEKNLMHQQKKVSHARAYMTLKEEKLKEHSVEYKKYEVLDDKGKIYRKQVDSKMEATFIDEISILHYSQHTNR
- the fliL gene encoding flagellar basal body-associated protein FliL; translated protein: MFRNKLLNAMIVILLVISLLGVVALVSMDKFFADEETGEPSIDEVLKYSVDFEEITTNLKSGGYVRLTMKVQTDGKKATSELQKREFQVKNIVIHEISNLSSADLSGGEGITKLEGDIQAKINEIMQEGEIVKVYATSFLLQN
- a CDS encoding flagellar hook-length control protein FliK, translated to MSALNVMVSSDVTALRKGDTPKTTRSQNENNSVSELAGQFHHLLSAGLISQNNRSGDINKLNETVKTDEDLEITTEDLGSMEELLSLQISILNKLQELISSKNQETTPLPEEFYAVLEQSFLMLEILAVYGSQQPQQSSLPSLEEVSEQLASLSNRVVLLVKDFLAKQENQQATELNETKENSSMKELLMLVEQRLKAQIPDRRLPSEQQDKTIKFTSLPSWNEANQSMGPVSITTLQQPKQAVLQWTIDTTTFDKAREQLLQKLEGVLSKAQSRFVNGNQAMTIRLTPDHLGTLHIKLQETQQGLVAKIIVHSKSAASLLESQLATLKQNLTTSTINIDKLDIVFHEQEQRFSQQHKETFQERQQDRNSSEQDKNKEDAPSFEALLIEELEQEKSEGEQ
- the fliF gene encoding flagellar basal-body MS-ring/collar protein FliF, with protein sequence MKEKLQAFKTKTASFWSNRSKAQKTAVISSVIVSFFAILAIIFFMSKTNMAPLYKDLTVQETGQIKEVLDSRGIASEITNNGTSILVPEQVVDSLKVELAAEGVPKSGSIDYSFFGERSGFGMTDNEFQVMKLDAMQTELANLIKGIEGVKNAQVMLSLPQEGVFVRESTQEASASIVIHNEPGYNFDQSHIDALYHLVSKSIPNLSTDNIVIMNQNVEYFDYKNNQNSENSFTAASQLELKKEIERDIQRQVHQMLGVMMGFNKVVVSVTTDIDFTQENSEVNLVTPVDEENMEGLAVSVERITETYTGNENEAGGVGGTGEADIPNYVAGGGNGSGDYERMEERINNEVNRVRKEIVESPYKIRDMGIQVMVEPPIADDPLSMQENTVEDIRQILSTIVQTSIDKKTLGENQEIENLEEKIVVSVQPFNGKMEIAETESPVIPVFVYVIAGILLVVILILLFLLLRRKREEPEEEELVEEEEVVPVSVPDIHNEKESESSVRRKQLEKLAKDKPDEFAKLLRSWLSE
- the flgD gene encoding flagellar hook assembly protein FlgD encodes the protein MTNKISADLFIQNRPDEKAKNNNVMGKDDFLRLLIAQLQNQDPLNPMEDREFISQMANFTSLEQMTNLNKSMEGFISSQNKMNVLSLQAYLGANLTYQNIYEVDGEQFVEEKTGTVERISLQEGKARLVMNDATEIAVEQITKVNQGESTEASANALLSASNLIGKQVSINQDNETIENALVQSVVIKEGKIFLISEDPRLTNRHIPLDAITKISQ
- the fliI gene encoding flagellar protein export ATPase FliI, encoding MITVTDLIKEVEAISSYKRYGKVKRVIGLMIESKGPESSIGDVCNIIISKNKKKIVQAEVVGFRDEHVILMPFTDIHDIGPGCMVEATNNPLEIRIGEELRGKVLDALGKPLDPEEKLPLGLKKYTTDQTPPNPMSRPSISEELEVGVKVIDGLLTVGKGQRVGIFAGSGVGKSTLLGMIARNTTADINVIALIGERGREVKDFLERDLGHEGLKRSIVVVATSDQPALMRIKGAYTATAISEYFRDLGYNVMLMMDSVTRVAMAQREVGLAIGEPPTTKGYTPSVFSMLPKLLERTGTNKNGTITAFYTVLVDGDDMNEPIADTVRGILDGHFVLDRDLANKGQYPAINILKSVSRVMNHLVEKDHKLCAEKLRNKLSKYYQAEDLINIGAYKRGSSIEIDDAIQSHPAIINFIKQEVDEKWEYTETLNKLTDLMK
- the fliE gene encoding flagellar hook-basal body complex protein FliE — protein: MISKIGNSPQMTFQGDKLKSSSEVQQQFSSFLKNALNEVNTSQIHSNDMTTKLVHNQGVELHDVLIAQQKASVAMQLTLEVRNKGVEAYQEIMRMHV